In Rutidosis leptorrhynchoides isolate AG116_Rl617_1_P2 chromosome 2, CSIRO_AGI_Rlap_v1, whole genome shotgun sequence, one genomic interval encodes:
- the LOC139891171 gene encoding uncharacterized protein isoform X2, producing the protein MFVLNRSTVSVMKEKRWVEFKGEVDSTSIPVEWICWLNGQRKIAPTPEEMAMLEARRQRVKENVALLKKEEEERKAREGSSRKISTMGKGDGPDLKSFIQQLPVTSEADKSGEASEATSSKLSTKKQEEKVVPDQAKQESESTTEPTGSGASFRPGTWQPPT; encoded by the exons ATGTTCGTACTGAACAGATCGACGGTATCAGTAA TGAAGGAGAAACGATGGGTAGAATTTAAAGGTGAAGTTGATTCGACCTCGATTCCAG TGGAATGGATATGTTGGCTGAATGGGCAGCGAAAGATTGCTCCGACACCAGAG GAGATGGCTATGCTGGAGGCAAGGCGTCAACGTGTTAAAGAAAATGTTGCTC TTCTCAAGAAAGAAGAGGAAGAAAGGAAAGCGAGGGAAGGCAGTAGTCGTAAAATATCAACCATGG GTAAAGGTGATGGCCCAGACTTAAAAAGTTTCATTCAGCAACTCCCAGTTACCTCAGAAG CTGATAAATCTGGGGAAGCATCTGAAGCAACAAGCAGCAAGCT GAGTACAAAGAAACAAGAGGAGAAAGTGGTTCCCGATCAAGCCAAACAAGAGTCAGA GTCAACAACAGAGCCAACAGGATCTGGTGCCTCGTTTAGACCAGGAACATGGCAACCTCCTACATGA
- the LOC139891171 gene encoding uncharacterized protein isoform X1, producing the protein MSKLWSRFSVMFRNRTFIGADKSGNQYYVRTEQIDGIMKEKRWVEFKGEVDSTSIPVEWICWLNGQRKIAPTPEEMAMLEARRQRVKENVALLKKEEEERKAREGSSRKISTMGKGDGPDLKSFIQQLPVTSEADKSGEASEATSSKLSTKKQEEKVVPDQAKQESESTTEPTGSGASFRPGTWQPPT; encoded by the exons ATGTCAAAATTATGGTCAAGGTTTTCTGTAATGTTTAGAAATCGAACCTTCATCGGAGCCGATAAATCTGGAAATCAATATTATGTTCGTACTGAACAGATCGACGGTATCA TGAAGGAGAAACGATGGGTAGAATTTAAAGGTGAAGTTGATTCGACCTCGATTCCAG TGGAATGGATATGTTGGCTGAATGGGCAGCGAAAGATTGCTCCGACACCAGAG GAGATGGCTATGCTGGAGGCAAGGCGTCAACGTGTTAAAGAAAATGTTGCTC TTCTCAAGAAAGAAGAGGAAGAAAGGAAAGCGAGGGAAGGCAGTAGTCGTAAAATATCAACCATGG GTAAAGGTGATGGCCCAGACTTAAAAAGTTTCATTCAGCAACTCCCAGTTACCTCAGAAG CTGATAAATCTGGGGAAGCATCTGAAGCAACAAGCAGCAAGCT GAGTACAAAGAAACAAGAGGAGAAAGTGGTTCCCGATCAAGCCAAACAAGAGTCAGA GTCAACAACAGAGCCAACAGGATCTGGTGCCTCGTTTAGACCAGGAACATGGCAACCTCCTACATGA